The Apium graveolens cultivar Ventura chromosome 3, ASM990537v1, whole genome shotgun sequence sequence ctcaattgataCTCGGTTTTTTAGATATATTACTAAAAGATGTTTTATTAACCTTATAAAACTTATCACAtgtttaaatgattgaataattatatttaattaaattttataattagttaatttttaacataaatataaaaatatatgttctaaaaattatataataatatttataatgtatattaatatatatatatatattataatattataatgtgtaatatataatttctaatgttatatatataattaatatatatatatatataataattcgggttttttttggatttcgggttcggatcgggtttcggatcggtatacctaatatccaaatccaaatccaaaaaatttcgggtttaaaaattaaatccatgtccaaatccaaatccaaaaaatcgggttcggtaaatccaaaattttgGGTTTTGGATCGAGTATCCGTCAGATCGGGTATCATCTGTCGGATCGGATTATTTTTTCATCACTACCATTATTTCCTCAGTAACTTGCAGTTTTCGTAGTCATCATTAACTACCCATCTGACAATCAAACAAAATATTTACTTCCTACccattataatttttattaaaaggAACAAAATTTTTGCCTCCTACCTATTATAATTTACATAAAAATACAATTTTCAGAGTAAATAATTTTCTATTACAAATCAAAGAAGTTgtttgtataaattggaaatacATACCCGAAAAAGGTTTAGCCAAGTGACTTGAGGTCTTTTTATATGTACATGTGAACACACCATTATGCAAATATATCTAAAGTAATGGTGTGCAAACATATCTAGAGTAATTTttgaaggaaaagaaaaaaacaaTTCCGTCAGGGGGACGCATACTTGTAGAAAACTAAAAAAGTGTGGGAACGTCAAAAGTTTCCGTTAAAAGCATGGTTGAAGTATTTAACTTGAATAACTAGAACCAAGATGTGATAATTACCTAATTATGTACAGGATAACAAATGTTTTCATCACTCCAAATTTGTTCAATTAGTCAGCAAAAAGGTTAAGGTGAGGAATGAAATCCATTTTATTCCTTTGAAAGCAGATAAGGATTCCATAATTCATGTAAAAACATTATTTAATATAACTAAAGCCTTATTTGGGAATCTGaatttaaaattcagaatttcatcaaataatatgtttaaaattttgaatttgaattttatttaaaatccAAGACATTTAGTATAAACGTGAGAATTTAAATGATAAATCAAATCGTCTTATTTGAAATtcatcatttaaaattaaataaatgttTTTAAACGGCCTCTAGAATTATTCAAACacttaaataatttttaaataataattaactTAACACTTATACGACATCTTTTaactttaaattataaattatttattttaatgaACCTGAAACTAGCGGCCTAACTTTTATGGGCGGTTAAAGGTTTGCAACTTTTTTATAGTTCTATTCTACTCCCTCAGTCCCTCTTAAAATAATAAATTAGTTTAAAAAATGAGTAAAATAATAAGaacaattaatattttatatatagaGTGGGTGTAGTGAAGATAAAGAGTGGATAccattattttttatattatagaaatttaattaattttaaaatttttgaaatgtaaAAATTTGGAAGGGAATTAAAAAGAGAAGGTATAAACATACGGGGTAGAGAAATTTTTAGTAAGATAGAATGCCAAGATTTGTTGTAACTTTTTAGCTTTAGCTTTAAATCAGTATCCAACTTAAAAATGACAAATGATATCCGAAAAATATTATAACTTGTGAAAACACCAAAATTCCAGCAGTATACAGTACTACATGATACGCTATAAAACGTTTGCAACAAATCAACTCCTTGATGACTTGCAACTTGTTTTTTAATGCTTTACCTACATCGATAATCAGAAGTATTGGTTATAGGCCCAATAAGGCTCATTGAACGAAATCCCATTAAGCGGCTAAGCTACTGGGTCGAAGGACCTCCAGGCCCGCGTAACGAAGGTCCCATGGAATCCCAGGCCGAGGCCCACTACTCGCGGACCGTTGGACAGAACAAGGGACATAACGCCCCCTTCTCCCTCACTCCTTAATGATCTGTAACGGATTAGCATTCATGTGAGGATCGGGTATAAAAATCCCTCGTGAAGTAAGACAAAACACACACTCTCAACACTCTACTTCTCTTGTATTACTACCCTACTTTTACAGCCAGATTCTGATTCTCAtgccggaggtgaatcgggggtacaaaccctcgcattctcttctTTCAGGTACGGCCGAAAGCCATCTTCAATCCAGCTGAAGCCTGTTCACACAACCGAAAGGATCTGGgcgtaacatttggcgccgtctgtgggacatACGAGAGTTACAAGTTGAGAATATGACAGAAATTCATGAGCATTCACCGCCACCTGGTTTCACCGACAAGGGACAACCATCCTCCCTAGTCGACGAGGACGGGGTTATCACGCTAACCCCCGAAGAAGAGGCCTTACTCCTAAAGATCCGGGCGGAAAAGGCCACGGAGAAGGGTAAGACCAAAGTTGATCAGATTGACAAAGAAGCGGAAGCGCGAGCCAAGAAAAGAGAAGCCGATGCGCTTCGGTTGAAAGCCCTGCAACTGCAGAGGGAAGAAATTGAACTGCAAGAACGAGCCCTAAGGGAAGCGATGCGGGCCGAAGAAACCGACGGAGCACATAAAGATAGAAGGGAACGCAGGGCGTATGACGAAGAAGATGAGTCTGACTCTGATTCGCATCCCCGAAGGAAGAGGGCTAAGCAACCCTACTCTTCCGATTCAGATGAAGAACTCGATGGATCCCGCCCCAGGCTCAGTCGCTTAGAGAAGACCCTGTTCGGTGATAGGAGGCCCGATCGAGAACCTGTTGTAACACAAGAGATTGAACTGTACCGACCCCCTCCGGGCGAAGAGAGACAATTCCCCAAGATGAGCGAGTTCAACGGGAAAGGGGACCCCGAGGACCACTGTGAATGGTTGGGATGGGCCACAATGATATCATGTTGTGCAAAATGTTCAAGACTTATCTCAAAGGGTCTGCCTCGGTGTGGTACAAATCCCTGAAACCTCGGTCCATCGGGTCTTACGAGCAGTTGAAGAGGAAATTCTTAAGGTACTACTCGCACCTGTGCCGAAAGGCGAAGGATACCGAAGCCTTGGTCCATTGTCGGCAGAGGGCGAATGAAGAGCTGGGGGGTTATCTCGCTAGGTTCAAGGAAGAAGCGGGGATGGTCACCAATCTGGATAAAATCAAAGCAATGGGCTTCCTAACGGCGGGGCTAGACCCCTATAAAGGTAAAAAGCTTTCGCTCATCTCTTTACGATTTTCGCCCCAAAATCCCTAAATGATATATATGTAAGAGGCGAGAATATTCGCCGTAAGATGGAAAGTATTGGGGGATATAAAGACTCAAGAAGGGACGACCGATCAAAGCGAGCCGACGGATATGAGGGCACAAGATCAGGATCTGACCGGAGGGATAGCAGAAAGGAAGGAAGGAAGGAATCAGATCGTGGGGCCGAACGACGTCGAGATAGAGATTCGGCCGTGTTCACTCTTTTGAATGCGCCGatctccaagattctccatgaGATAAAGGGCAAGCCAGGATTTGTCCGCCCCGCCAAGATGAAGGTACCGAACCACAAGAAAAACCCCGATAAGTACTGTGACTATCACAGGGACAAGGGGCATAACACAGATGAATGCTATCACCTCAAGAAGCTCATTGAGCGCATGATCGAAGACGGCGAGCTTAATCAGTTCGTCCGAGATCTGAGAGATAGATTGGGGCCGAAGGAGAACCCAGAGGAGGAAGTAGAGGCCGATGAGCCAGAGCGAAGGGACAGGATAAGGGGCGAAGTAAAAACTATATTTGGAGGAAGCATCCTGGATAAGGATAGCAAGACAGCGAAGAAGAAGTATGCCCGACAGGTGTACAATCTGTACCAATTCGGACAGGCAAAAGCCCCACATGCCCATGACCTTCAGCACTGAAGACTATGAGGACGTCATTCGCCAGCACGAGGACCCTCTGATCATCAATCCTATCATCGGACAGAACAAGATATGGAAAGTGATGGTGGATACCGGCAGCTCGGCCAATATACTATTCCACAAAACCTACTGTAAGATGAACTTGGCGGGAGAGCAACTAGAGCCCTATAACGAGGCTCCCCTTTATGCCATCAGAGGACATCCTATTCAGTTCGAAGGAACGATTACTCTTCCGGTCCTCCTGGGCAAGTTGCCATATACCGCCGAGAAGCTGGTGAAGTTCTATGTGGTTTCGGATTGAAAGCCCGTACAATGCAATATTTGGCAGGCCCTTCTTATCAACTTTCGAAGCAGTGGAGTCTATACCCCACCTCAAACTCAAGTTCCCAACTGAAAAAGGGGTAGGAGAAATGAGGGGCGATCAGAAAACCGCCTGAATCATAATGTTCGAAGACCTTGAGAAGGATCAGGAATATGAAGGACCGGACGGAACCGGGAAGAGGAAGCGGGCAGAGTCCGAACCCAGCGGAAGCCGGGAAACATTGAGCATTGAGTTGGAGAAATTTGGGGCGGATCTCTCAAGCCCAATTGCCGAACCCATAGCAGAAACTGAAGAAGTGGAATTGTACGCGGGCCATTCGGGAAAGACGGTTCGGATTGGCAAAAACATGGGGGCGGATCTGAAGGCGAAGGTAATAGCTTGTCATCCGGCAATACCATGATGTGTTCTCCTGGGGGCCCGAAGATATGCCCGGATTGGATCCCAAGATGGCAACGCACTGCTTGAATGTGCAGCCTGAGGCCAAGCCGGTGAAGCAGAAGAAGAGGACGTTTGTAGTCGAACGACAGAAGGTAATAGAAGCCGAAGTGGAAAAACTTTTAGAAGCCAAATTTATCGAGGAGATCGAGTATCCTGACTGGCTAGCCAATGTGGTGGTCGTGAAGAAGTCGAAtgggaaatggaggatgtgtgtggattaCACTGACCTCAACAAAGCATATCCGAAGGATCACTACCCTTTGCCTAACATCGACCAACTAATAGACGCAACGACAGGATATGAGGTACTTAGTTTTTTGGACGCTTTTTCTGGTTATCATCAAATTGCTATGAATGATAGGGATGTGCCCAAGACAGCGTTCATAACTCCGAAGGGGACTTATGCCTATATTAAAATACCCTTAGGACTGAAGAACGCTGGAGCCACATTCCAACGAATGGTGAACAAGGTCTTTAAAGAGCAGATCGGGAGGAACATGGAAGCATACGTGGATGATATGATAGTAAAGTCACTATTCCGAGATCATGCCGAAGACTTAAAGGAATACTTCGAAACTCTCTGAAAGAACAACATGAGGATCAATCCGAACAAATGTACCTTCGGAGTCTCTAGTGGAAAGTTTCTCGGGTACATGGTCAGCGCCCGGGGAATAGAGGCGAACTCGGAGAAGATCGAAGCAGTTATCAATATGGAACCTCCCAAATGCATCAGAGATATACAGAAATTGACAGGCCGGCTCGCCGCCCTTCGGCGTTTCATTTTCCCGGTCAGCCGAGAAAGCACTTCCCTTATTCGCCGAACTCAAAGGGTCAAAGAATTTTGAGTGGGGGCCCGAATGCCAAAAGGCGTTCGAAGAAGTAAAAGAATATTTGACGAAGGCACCACTCTTGATGAGGCCCGATCCGAAGGAAACTCTTCAGCTTTATCTAGCTGTGTCCGACAGAACTCTGGGGGCCGTCCTTGTGAAAAATTATGAAGGTAATCAACATCCTGTGTTTTACGTGTCCCATGTCCTCAAGGACGCAGAGACAAGGTACCCCAACGCCGAAAAATTTGCATATGGGTTGGTTATGGCCTCCCGAAAATTGCGACATTATTTCCAAGGCCGGACGGTCCAAGTTGTCACCAGCCAACCCCTAAAGAAAATTTTGACTAGGCCTGAAGCCTCTGGGAGAGTCGTAGCATGGTCCATCGAACTCGGGGAATTTGATCTTGAATACGTTCCCCGAACGGCAATTAAGGCCCAGGCTTTGGCCGACTTCATGGTTGAGTGCACATTCCCGGGTCCGAAGGATCTTTCGCCTGATGAACAACTAATTCGGATCCCCTGGAAAGTGGAAGCTCTTTGTAGATGGGTCGGTAGCCGAAAAAAAGTGTGGGGCCGGCTTGATCCTCTCCAGCCCCGAAGGATTTGAAATATGCCAAGCCATAAGGTTCGACTTCCCCTTGACAAATAATGAGGCTGAATATGAGGCCCCTACTCGCAGGAATGCAGCTCGCCTGAAGCCTCGAGGCGAAGCACCTAAGGGCCTTCAGCGACTCCATGTTGGTCGTGAAACACTTCACGGGGGAGTATGAACAAAGGGATCCCTGAACGAAAGCCTATGCTGCCAAGGTACGTGATGCTTCTTTATCatttgaaacctttgaactaagTCAAATTGGCAGAGAGAACAATTCTAGGGCAGATGCCCTTTCCAGGCTAGCTTCGGCCGAGACACAGAACTTAACTGGTTGTATTTACCTCACCGAAGCCAAGACGCCTTCGATCGAGAAGAAAGAATGTCTAGAGATTCACCAGGGGAGCGACTGGATGACCCCCCTCAGGAACTTTTTGGAGAAAGGCATTCTACCACCCGGCCGAAAGGATGCGCTGAAAATTAAATACAGAGCATCGAACTACACTATAATCAATGGGCGGATATATCGCCGATCAGTCAGTCAACCCCTTCTACGCTGTTTGAACAACGAAGAACAGCAACAGGCCTTGGAGGCAGTACACGAAGGAATTTTCGGTGAGCACCTTGTCGGTCGGTCGCTCGCCTTTAAAATTCTCTGCCAGGGATTCTTCTGGCCCACTCTGAAAGCGGACGCCATCGACTATGCAAAAAGATGTGTACAATGCCAGCTGTTCTCCACTGTCCCGAAACAGCCTCCAGAAGAAATGACCTCTGTATTAAGCCCAATTCCATTCACAGTATGGGCTGTAGATATAGTTGGCATACTGCCCACCAGCACGAAGCAAGCGAAATTACTGCATAATCG is a genomic window containing:
- the LOC141715051 gene encoding uncharacterized protein LOC141715051, whose product is MNKGIPERKPMLPRENNSRADALSRLASAETQNLTGCIYLTEAKTPSIEKKECLEIHQGSDWMTPLRNFLEKGILPPGRKDALKIKYRASNYTIINGRIYRRSVSQPLLRCLNNEEQQQALEAVHEGIFGEHLVGRSLAFKILCQGFFWPTLKADAIDYAKRCVQCQLFSTVPKQPPEEMTSVLSPIPFTVWAVDIVGILPTSTKQAKLLHNRH